In the Colletotrichum lupini chromosome 4, complete sequence genome, taattagtaccgaatttcgtattaataatagtaacgagttataaatcgaaataggtagaattattaattatcgtacttttaatactatattttaccccggtatatccttttataacgatagatttccgttaataattatagggaggaaatttaggtcgtttactttttttctaaattcgttaaagtaattatacgctctattaacttatacttagttctataatataaattcctcttttataattatcgctattagtattttatatagctctcgtaattataattacgctagtaataccccttatttataaaagaatttattaactatttttataattcctaggcttacgctcgcgaactatttatttaattaataactaaggtcgtttataattttataaaataggggttactcctatagctccttttttttataaaccttaattaaatagattaatactgcgttaatttacttattattaagctaatttacgattctatatatttatatcctttaataatccgggttaatatttacttatttataaaggattaagattctatttaagatcgggtttcgtcctctttttttttattttaactcgctaagggtcgtattttagcttatacttatattagtaattattagcgtatttaattttaataaaaatatatttaatctatgtactaattataataaatccgtgcttttactacttaataaatttattagggtctaagaaattcccgcttcttcttactatctcgctactactctcgtttttattatttttaataattattactacccttttaaattgctagctattatacttactaagatcctcctttttatttaatataaaagggtaggttttagtagttcctttttacaataatagtaataaacgtttatattattataaaaaaatatagtaattagtctcgggatttttattaattaccgatttccgctatcccgtatacttttagctttttaagcttcgtactttttataatttctaaatagcttctttctttaacttacctcttttagggtagtattttataaaaataattaaaaataaacgccgggtagcttataaaaaagctatataagctattaaaaactatataggccgttaagtataattaataaggttaagccctcttttttataaaatcgtagattttaaggacttattaaaaatacttacttattacttatacgtaataaggttaaatattttaaaaatcttattttttatggCCTCTCGgtactctattttatattttttaaatagtctttttcgtagcttaattataattaagtaattattacttattagtaatcctttttattacttagttaattttttaaaattagtaattttataccgggagctagtataaaaaaagccctttagtagccctctaaaagattcttttcttttcctcttagatcctcgtttttttagcttttttttaggttaataataactttaataagaggttataaaactactttagggtagccgctttcttcttaagttaatctctaagatccgtaatatttttaactcaatattattaggatttttaaatcccctcctcccttattaaactattttttatattatattcctaagtaatattcggggggtaattaagggagctataaagaggttatttaaatcgcgggcttaaagttatacttataagatctttataataatagacttttttatatattatagatctcttaacttaataactcttataaagttacttttattattaaataagaatatttacgtttagagatccctttTTTCAATCGcgcagtacttttttatattatattattaagcttatttattatactaattaattaagtaagtagtcgttacgtaagtatttttttttattaatttaactagttaatttttaattacgggctagctatagaaaagttatttaataaaaaagctattcagagtaataataaaaggctagttatttaagtagttttattaattaacgtagtttaacgtaataaacatcgacctctcgtaaatagtaaagggctacgattatttaattctatatagtatttaagaatcgcttctttttttatttacttttataaaattaattagtacgaatctcttattttatataatattaagaggtcgtcttttttatataataaaataccttactaatttacgataataaaatttaattactaattagtattagtatccttattatagggtaattagtttaaaccgtaattaacgaagagattaattaaactatataaatatctatataataagtataaaaaggaggttctaactataggttaggctagctatgataattataaatagggcccctaattagcccctgcgtagtcggctatatgccgcggtcgaattagacttctaatccgataataatagatataataactattagaaagaATTAATGATTTGGCATTGTAAGAACATTTCCTCCTCGATACCTAGACATGCCTATCGTCTAAGATTGTAGATATTATTGACATGTAAATGTTTTAGCGCAGTATCCGTATACTCACATGAGAAAGTAGAGCGCTTCCTAACACTGCCCAGACAGCAATCAACATGACATATTCCCCCCAAAAAGGTATCTTACAAATTATTGTTCACGAACAGAACCATCGCACACAATACCATTCAGCCCAAGCTCCAAAAAGCGCACTCAAAGATTCATCGAAACGCCGGGATCAACTCCATTCAGCAGCTCCACAGTCTCCTCCCACACCCGCCCCTGCATCTGCTCCCCCTCCTCGCCCTGCATGACCTTCGGGAACCGCACGACGACGCAGTCGCTCATGTACCGCCCGTGGGCCTCCTCGCCGGCGAACACGCTCGCCGTCAGGCACCGCGACCCGACCTCGGCCGACCGCGCCAGCAGCTTCAGCCCGACCTTGACGACGATCGTCAGCGGGAAGGGGATGTTGCGGAACAGCGCCGTCGCGCAGAGGCCCGGGTTCAGCGTCGTCACCTGCACCCGCCCCTTGCCAGACGCGTCCGCCGCGATGGCCATCTGCCGCGCCAGGATCACCTGCATCAGCTTCGACGTGTTGTACCGGTCCGTCAGGCTCTTGTTGGTGTTGAGGGCCTTGTAAATGTCTTCCTCGTTGCGTTCGTGGAACTTGGCCTGCGGGGCACGAATTGCGTGTAAGTGGATGGAAACTCTCCCATGATACTACCACGCGCAGTATGAGGTAGAAATGAGGGGGGAAAAGCACAACAAAACTCACCATTTGACTCGCATCCGAAGCGACAATCACAATCTTGGGCGTAACATTATGCGTCTTGCCCGTCCTCCTCAGCACCGGCAACAACTTCAACCCCAACAAAAACGTGCTCAGCACGTTCACCGTAATCGTGCTCTCCCACCCCTCGGCGTCGACCCTCTTGCCCGTCGCGATGCTCGCGTTCAGCACCGCAAAGTCCAGCCTCGGCAGCTTGTCCGCGCGCGCCGCAAACTCCTTGACGCTCTCAAACGACGCCTGGTCCAGCGGCCACACCTCGACGACGCCGCGCCGGCCCGTCGTCAGCTCAATGTCCGTCTTGGCCGCCTCGCCTTTGTCGGTGCTGCGCACGGCGAGGATCACCTTGGCGGCGTTGAGCCGCACAAAGTGCCGCGCCGCTTCGAGGCCCAGGCCGACGTTGGAGCCCGTGACGATGATGGTGCGGCCGGCGCAGTCGTCGGATGGGTAGGGGAGCTTTTTGAATTGAGAGCGGAGGAAGTCTACTGCCATCATCTTGGCggctttcttcttcttttgctGGTTCGTTCCTCACTTTAAAGTTTGGGAGCCCTGGATACTAAGCCTATTTCTTCGAAGAAGCTCTGTAGCTGTATTTCTTACAGCACTTGATTTCCGCGTCTTTCGGTTAATGACGTTCTGGTAAGTCGGTAGTTTGCAGTTGAATATGGAGCAATGCACGCAGAGAATGAACAAAGAAAGGGAGGTAAGGGAGGGCACGGTGAGTTTATCAATACCATCTCccccccctctctctctcttagATACCTACCTTTACGGCCTACCTTTCCCCTTCCCCTCTCCCGACCTATCCGTCTAGACCTTGTCTAGACCACTCTCTCCCAGAGCTCAAGCTTTCCCATTCAATGCTGCGGGGAAGGGGAGGGAACCTCGAGACGGAgagtgagtgagagagaCACAGAGCACGGAAGCTACCCTGATGCTTCCCGCTACCCGGGAAATGTTTCACCAAGCTCAGCGAGCAGGCATTGACCGACGTGGAACACTAACCTGCGCACTAGCGCGAGGTAACATGAGGTGAAAAAGCCAAAAAGAGATGTTCGTTAACACGATAAGTAGCGAGTACGGAATCCGGGCGAATACCCGTGTGCATGCATGTCTCCAAGACGCATCCGTACCTCTCCTCTGTACCCAATCTGCTCATCTCTTATGCCATAGTGGCTGGCATCCGGAAGTATGAACGTTACTTTGATACCTATATCCGCCCCACGCCAGCTTTCCTTCCATACGCCAAACGGAATAACGCCAGGAGATCCTAATCTAGGTCAAGGTTTAGTTTGATTGCATGATCTACCGGATCTTGGTCAATTGGAGTAGTCTTGAATCCGGAGGCAACGGCCGGCCAGCCGGATCCCTACTACGTAAGAGGGACGAACGTGCGTCTCGAAAGATCGTCTGAATGATGATCTGTAGAGCATGATTGATAACGCCCCCTAGAGTGTCGCAAACCAAGCACATGCCAATTCAGAGAGGCTCTCGACTGGAAAGTGAGGCGCGTCGCACAGGAACAGGAAAAGCGAATTGGGAACGTGGTCTTTCATTGCTGCCTCTCTCTTGCTATATCCTCTTTGGCCATCTTGATTCAGTCATCATCACAAGAAACAAATGTATGCCACTCTCATTAAAGGACTATCACCGCAACCGCTGCTGTCCGATTGTCTACCGCCTCCCACGCCTCCAGGGTCTCCGCCGACGATTTTTGGGAAGATTTCACCGCCTGAACGCCGCGCTCTTTCTAGTTTTCGTGCCCCCGGAAGCATGGGGCGGCCAGCATCTCAGCAGGCAAAAATTTGAGTGCTTCTCAGAAGCCACTTTGTTTGTCGTCTCGCGTCTCTTACTGGACCTGGCTGACAATCTCGCTGGCCTTGCCAAGGGACTCCACCATTTGCTGGCACTCCTTTCTTCTACGGATGGTGAAGTCGCTCTCCTTGAGCAGGTCGTCCAGAGTATCGGTGCGGTACATGTTCTCCAAGAGCTCCTTCTGCATCTCGTCCTTGGTGAATCTGCCCTACTGTTAGCTGACCAAACCTCACTGACGAAACTTGGTGTGTGTACTCACTGAACAAGGGTAAGCATGATGGCCTTGGGCACCATGTCGATCATGGTCCGCCTCACAATGTTGTAGTAGGAAGAGATGAGCAGCTCTGTGCATCATGATTAGCGTTTCTTCGAGTCAAGTGAAACAAGGGAGACATACTGATGACTTCCACCTCAATGTTCTCGCGCTCTGACAGCGTTCCGGAAGCCTTGAGTGTCGGCGGAGGAGCCTCCATGGCTGCAGCcttcttcttgttcttcGCGGCGAAGAAACTGCCAAAGAAGCCTCCGTTGGCGGCATCTTCAGGCACAACTGGGCTGGACGCTCTGGGAGTGCCTCCCGGGAGAGGCTTGCCGGTCTTTGGGTCAACCTGGACAGGCTTGGAAGGGTTGTAGCGCTCATTTACCATAGCCATAGCCCTGTGGCCGTTCAAGAAGTCAGGGTGACCAGTATTGATGTAGCATGCCTCCATAGCCACGAGATCCTTGACCAGCTTGTTGGTGGGTTCCATGGCCTTCTTGAAGAAGTTGATGACCACGGTGTGAACCTTCTCCTTGAGGGAAGGATACCTGCGGTACAGCGCCTTACCCAGGAGCTGAGACAGAATGCGTACCAGCTCATCGTAGACGAGGGACACGCACTTCAGACTCGGGTCTTCCAAACGCTTGATTTGCTGCTTCACAATCAACTCGAAGGCAGTAGTGCCGACGAAGAGCGCCGGAGAGGAACCGGACGAGTTGTACAGGATCGTACGGATATCAACATCTTTGACCACGTCGAAGGGATCCACAGCCCTGACACCGTTGGAGTATAGCTCGTGGAACACGAAGCTGATTCTCGCACCACCCGACAATTCCGTGCTGGAAAGCTCTGTGTTGTTGCCGTCCAAGACCGTCCGCCACTCATTTGTGAACTCGGTGATGATGTTGAGAACAATGTTTGCGCTGTTGCCCAGCATGCTAGGTCCCAAGCTGTCCAGCTCGGCAGAGTACTTTTGCAGTGAGCTCGAGATGCGAGCCTTGATGTCGGGCAGGGTCTGCTTGATGTGCATCATCAGAATGAGGTTGAGCTTCCTTGCCAAATAGGGAGTTCCGCAGTAAGAGCTCTTGTTCCTGTATGCCTTGTGGTTGTCGAAGAAGTTCTTCTCGTTCTCCAGGGCTGCCATAATCGGTTTCTTGTTGTCGATATCTCGCTGGCCACGGTTGACCACAGGGACGTATCCCAACCGCAAAGGAATAATGCGTCCAGCCAGAATATCAACTACATCAGTGCCCTCGTCCATAAGATCCACCTTGGTAAGAACACCAATCGTTCGCTGACCCTCAGGATCGACCTCGCGGGCGAGCTTGAGACCGTCGGAATTGGCAAGATCGATATTGGCAGCTGTGACGGCGAGAATGATGGCGTTGGACTTGGAGATGTACTTGAGAATCATGTCGCGGATCTGGCGCTCGATATCGCGGGGCTGGTCTCCGACTGGCACTCTAGTCAGACCTGGCAAATCGACCAGGGTGAGGGTAAGAACGTTCGGGGAGTAAACTCTCAAGTTGATGGGAGCGGGTGAAATGCCGGCGTTGCGGCCGACCTTGGCCTCCGTTTCTCTGCTAATCTCATCGCGAATCTTGTTGAAGTCGTAGAATTTTTGGCCAGGGATATGGAGGAATTCGCCCCATTCGTCGGCGTTGGCCGCCTTGTCGGTGCTGTTTTCCACCTCCTCGACGCCATTCTGTGAAGTCGCGGGACGGTTGATGAGTTGCAGGACGAGGGGTCGACGGGTGCAGATGCCAGAGCCTCGGGGCAAGCTGAAAGGATCAAAGTTGTTAGATGCCTCGAGGGCTGGAAGACATGTGATGGCGGGGCCGGGTGGTGGTTGTCACACTCACAAGTCTCTTCCTACGATGTTCTCCAAGACGGAACTCTTACCGCTAGACTGGctaccgacgacgacgatttgAGGGAGATCGATAGGGTTGGTGACGCCAACTGTTGTGAAGACATCCTGAAGCTTGTTCACGAGGCTGAGGGGCAGCGCATAGTTAGCTTCCAAAGTGCATCGAGGGGTCGAGAGGTGTTGCTGGGTGTCACGTACGTGATCAAGGCGGGATCCGAGATACCACCTTGGCTGGAAGCGGGGGGCGCGCTCATTGTTGCGATGCGGCGTGGGACTTTGGGGAGATGCGGTGGTCGTGTGTTGGGCAGAGGAGAGGGTCGAGTCGAGGACAGACTTCTTTGTCGAGAGTAGTGTCGCAGATGGCTCCTGAATCGCAATACGTGGAAGCTCCCGGAAAGGGGGGTTGGGGTTCGAGAAGGAGGTGAGGAAGAGGGCGGGAGCGCAGAACAAGTCGAGGGCAGTCGTTGTACCACCTTTGTGTCGGCGTCGACGGGTATGTATATCAGCAAAGATGCGAGGTATCGTGCAAGTTGCAAGTTTGCAGGTGTTTTGGTTGAGGGATGGTGGGAGGCGGACGTCGCAAGCACCGGGCCCAGATCACAGATGTCAAGAGCCTATCCGTACTTGGTACACacgttgttgctgctgctgtcccTAGACTGAGAGTCCTGTAGGTGTGCCTAGGATCCCTGACGCACCAGCCACATGCGTCCGGTCCCCACCGGTGTCGTAGCCCCCTGTCACTCTGCCTACAACCAAAGGCGCAGCGAAACAGCATTTGGCGGGGCGTTGGGCTGGCAGGCGACCTCCCACTTCTCCCACTTGGGCACAGGTGTCACACGTGACGGGCTGGCCTTAGGAAGGTAGTGTACACGGCTACGCACACCGAGGACAGCTCCTGACACACCTTGGTCTCTTGGGAAGCACACCTTGGGTACGCCGTACACCGCACTTCTCACACCTTTAGACATTTTGGAACAAAATGTAGGTGCCTAAGCGTACGTCACTTGTGCCACGCAAGTGCCAGACGAGTAGCATTTGCAATGATGTTTACGCCGGCGAGTAACATGGATTGCAATACGTAAGTCTAGAGATGCTCAGAATTTAGTCACCTTCAACCAGTCGTTGCTCGTCTTGTTCCTCTGATTACCTATTTCCTCCTGCCTGTCTGCTCAAGCAATGTCTGAAACCTAAGTTTTTCCGACACACCAAAGAATACATGCACCTCGGCATAAGCTGACTGTGAACAAAGGGCAATATGTACCTCCAAAATCCAGTTCAACTGACAAAAAAGTAAAAGTGTCTACTGGCGCTTCCCTGGGAGCTTTGCTGTAGTCTATTGCCTGGCAATTTAGGTAGGCTTGAATCAACCCTCAGTCTTCTGCAGCTGGACGCAAGATACTGCAGCAAGTTGCATACCACCTGGACAAGGGTTCGTTGCTTCAACGCCCGGACCGAAAAGACGAATGGCGATAAGGAACCGGTGAAGAGCTGGGCCAGGGCACTTCCACGAGGCGTTGATGCGTTGGAGACTTTCTGGCAGCTGAGGTGCGTTTAAGTGGCCGGCAGTGCGACATGCAACCTCGATCAAGACGGCTGACGGCAGACTGCATGTTCGTCCACACTTTCGATATGGACAATGCCTTGTGCCGAGACACTTTGAAAGATGAACGTCTCGTCATATTGACGACAGCAACTGGTGTAATTTGGGAACGTCTCGCAAAGTGTATGACTGTCAATGTTCTTCAGGTACCACCGCTGGAAGGTAAGTAAGGTAACCTACGGAATACCGGTACATAACTTCTGCTCTCTCTCGGAGATATCCACCGAGCCGACTGATAAGCTTCCCCAGCCATTTGTACTGACGCGAGAGAACGTTATAGATCATCTATTGTAAACCGCCCTTCTACTTCACTGATTCATGAGAGAGATACTAGCTAAGCATGTGACCCTCTCCCCCCTCTCAGTCTGGTCGtttaaggtaaggtaaggcgGGTTGAGATCCTTCTGGTGTTCTTGGGTGGTGTGTTAGTGAGCTTCACTGTCCCAGGTTGCGTTTAGTGAGTCGTTCCTCCAACCACCCCAGCAAGCAGGTCATCCGTCTCCACCTTTGTGCGCAGAGACACTGCCGGGTGTCCAATCGAAAAGCATCCCGTCATCTGCCTGCCCGCTTGTCCCAGCGTTTGCCCAGTCAGGGTGCTGCAGCAGTGTGCCCCTGCTAGCCACGGGTCTCTCCTAGCCTACGTAGCGACCTCTCCCGGCAAGTGAAGGCTGCGTCTGCAGAGGTACTGTGCTACCGAACACTTTACAGAGAAGGTACAGAGTGCTACCCATCACCGGGATTGAGGTATTGGAACCTGGAAGGTAAGGAGACGTCTACTACCTATGACCTCTGCCATCTAGCAACCCCGACACCTGCATCCATGAACTCCAAACTTCAAAGCTTCACCTCCCATCTTACACTACCTTACGTCTCACGGCCTACGTTTCTCCCTCGCTCTCTCTTCCCTCCTCACGCACCTCCTCTCAGCTCCCAGACCTCGGCCTCCCATCTCACGCACCTCATCTGCTTCGCCTACTGCACCGTCCGCCCACAAGTCCGTCCGTCCGCATCCGCGTCCAGTCCGCACCACGACCCTCTCGCGAGCTATTCTGTAATTAAACGCCGGGCGACAAAGCACTCGCCACAACATTCCTACCATAACATAGGCGTCGCCGTCCCTTCCAAGATATCGACCGACCAGAGCAACCGCGGGGCCTTCCCGCGGTAACGTAGGCCGACCTGGACCCCAACTACAATCCGAATTCCAATTCCCATCTTATTCCAGCCAACCAACAAGTGCCCACCCCGCCGCACCAGACATCCTCAACCGCAGTTCCGACCCAAGCCCCCGCGGCTTCCCGCCCCTCCTCTTCTGACGATTCTACAACTTCGAGCCACTACCAAGCGACCGTCGTCCAACTCTCCTCGACTGTCTCCGAAGCGATAGCATCTCCCTCGGCGCCCCGTCAGGTCTTGGGCCGTAGACGAAGAGCTTCCGACGCGGACCGGGGAGACTCTCCTACCTCGTCCGCGGCTGCCAGTCCAATCGGCTTACATCGTTCAAAACGCAGAAGAGGAGACTCCACCATGATCTCAGACGGCGATGGAGCTGCCTCAAATGGAACGTCGAGGACGTACTCCAACGGCGCAACGACGGAAGCCCCACTGACTGCCTCCGCGACAAATGGTGCCCGCAAAGCCGCTGCCCTGAACGGGTCATCCCGTTCTGACAAGGAAGCTCAGACATCCGTTCCCTCAACCTACTATGGACATGATCGCGAGGAGGTCACCCGCATACTCATACAGGCTCTGTCCGACATGGGATACCAGGGTGCTGCCGAGAGCGTGAGCAAAGACAGCGGCTACGAGCTAGAGAGCCCGACGGTCGCCGCCTTTAGGAGCGCAGTCGTTAGCGGCGAGTGGGGTGAAGCCGAAGAGCTGCTTTTCGGAGCCGTCATGTCCGAAGATCGAAGCCAACCCGGGAATGGTCTCGTCTTAGCCCCTGGCTCTGACCGGAATGTCATGCGATTTTGGCTGCGGCAACAAAAGTTTCTCGAGTTGTTGGAGCAGCGAGATACCTCCCGGGCCCTGATGGTGCTGCGAACCGAACTGACGCCGCTATACCAAGATACTCAAAAGCTCCATTTCCTCTCCAGTCTTCTCATGTGCCAGTCAACAGAAGACTTGAAGGCCAAAGCCGAATGGGATGGTGCTCACGGCCAGTCGAGAAAGGTCCTGCTGTCTGAACTGTCCAGTGAGTATCACCGATGCCTATAGTGACGTATAGAGTGATTGACAAAAGGATAGAATGCATCTCGCCCTCGGTCATGCTGCCAGAGAATCGTCTTGCCGTTCTTCTACAGCAGGTGAAGCAGAGCCAAATAGACAGCTGCCTCTGGCATACAACCGCATCATCTCCTTCATTATACTCGGATCACTAT is a window encoding:
- a CDS encoding WD domain-containing protein; translation: MNSKLQSFTSHLTLPYVSRPTFLPRSLFPPHAPPLSSQTSASHLTHLICFAYCTVRPQVRPSASASSPHHDPLASYSADLDPNYNPNSNSHLIPANQQVPTPPHQTSSTAVPTQAPAASRPSSSDDSTTSSHYQATVVQLSSTVSEAIASPSAPRQVLGRRRRASDADRGDSPTSSAAASPIGLHRSKRRRGDSTMISDGDGAASNGTSRTYSNGATTEAPLTASATNGARKAAALNGSSRSDKEAQTSVPSTYYGHDREEVTRILIQALSDMGYQGAAESVSKDSGYELESPTVAAFRSAVVSGEWGEAEELLFGAVMSEDRSQPGNGLVLAPGSDRNVMRFWLRQQKFLELLEQRDTSRALMVLRTELTPLYQDTQKLHFLSSLLMCQSTEDLKAKAEWDGAHGQSRKVLLSELSKCISPSVMLPENRLAVLLQQVKQSQIDSCLWHTTASSPSLYSDHYCERSHFPTDVALELTDLTGEVWQVLFSHDGQRLAACGSGEAVVIWDLPSFSVSQILRPHAQGVGGLSWSPDDSMIVTCSQDKYARLWDTTTGELVMKLERFEEPASGCVWAADSKTFVTGSLDKQHGLRTWSISGEMMCEWGKKHRVQDICGSPDGHWLVAVDDEQKIHVYNAFTRELEYEMEVKSRPTCVSISEDSQHLLLNKKDGELQLIDLVNRTSVQKFLGHTGGDFIIRSAFGGANESFVVSGSEDGNILIWHKISGAAVERLEGHQPRTNAVAWNPADPCMLASCGDDGKVKISNGWRDEERAEE
- a CDS encoding short-chain dehydrogenase, whose translation is MMAVDFLRSQFKKLPYPSDDCAGRTIIVTGSNVGLGLEAARHFVRLNAAKVILAVRSTDKGEAAKTDIELTTGRRGVVEVWPLDQASFESVKEFAARADKLPRLDFAVLNASIATGKRVDAEGWESTITVNVLSTFLLGLKLLPVLRRTGKTHNVTPKIVIVASDASQMAKFHERNEEDIYKALNTNKSLTDRYNTSKLMQVILARQMAIAADASGKGRVQVTTLNPGLCATALFRNIPFPLTIVVKVGLKLLARSAEVGSRCLTASVFAGEEAHGRYMSDCVVVRFPKVMQGEEGEQMQGRVWEETVELLNGVDPGVSMNL
- a CDS encoding vacuolar protein sorting-associated protein 1, whose translation is MSAPPASSQGGISDPALITLVNKLQDVFTTVGVTNPIDLPQIVVVGSQSSGKSSVLENIVGRDFLPRGSGICTRRPLVLQLINRPATSQNGVEEVENSTDKAANADEWGEFLHIPGQKFYDFNKIRDEISRETEAKVGRNAGISPAPINLRVYSPNVLTLTLVDLPGLTRVPVGDQPRDIERQIRDMILKYISKSNAIILAVTAANIDLANSDGLKLAREVDPEGQRTIGVLTKVDLMDEGTDVVDILAGRIIPLRLGYVPVVNRGQRDIDNKKPIMAALENEKNFFDNHKAYRNKSSYCGTPYLARKLNLILMMHIKQTLPDIKARISSSLQKYSAELDSLGPSMLGNSANIVLNIITEFTNEWRTVLDGNNTELSSTELSGGARISFVFHELYSNGVRAVDPFDVVKDVDIRTILYNSSGSSPALFVGTTAFELIVKQQIKRLEDPSLKCVSLVYDELVRILSQLLGKALYRRYPSLKEKVHTVVINFFKKAMEPTNKLVKDLVAMEACYINTGHPDFLNGHRAMAMVNERYNPSKPVQVDPKTGKPLPGGTPRASSPVVPEDAANGGFFGSFFAAKNKKKAAAMEAPPPTLKASGTLSERENIEVEVIKLLISSYYNIVRRTMIDMVPKAIMLTLVQFTKDEMQKELLENMYRTDTLDDLLKESDFTIRRRKECQQMVESLGKASEIVSQVQ